Within the Aspergillus luchuensis IFO 4308 DNA, chromosome 5, nearly complete sequence genome, the region CGCTTCATCGAGTAGAGGAATGGTCTGCGTACTAATGCCTGCATAAAACCAGGGCGTTATCGTTGTCTTTCACCCAGGAATGATTGAGCCTTGATGCCCGATAGGTCGACTATCCATCCGGGAGGCAGGTAATGGGATCGTGAATATCTGCGTCCTCGAAGGCTTGAATCAAATTGATCTCGGTGACTTCAGAATTGCCGAGTCCGAGGGTTATATTGTTGCGGATGGTTCTTTCGAAGAGTCGTGGTTTCGTTGATAAGGACTATCGGTTGGTAAGGGTTGTAGAATCTCTCTAGTAAGATATCACGGTTGTCTTTGCGCAGCCGGATGGATTGACAAAGGTGACGAATTGGCCACTCTCGAATTTGACGTCGAGGTCCGTGAAAAGAAGTGTATCCTGTAATGGATAGGGAAAACGTTAATGAAACCCAATGTCGGCTTCAGTGCGTGTACACAAAGACCATAGTTGAGCCTTAACAGCCCGAGCATGCTCTCACTCGACCTCCTTCGGACGCAGATCCTGCATGCTGTATGCAGATGCTATCGCTTGGGCGACGTGTGATGCAAAGCTGAAGGACTGCCCGGTAGAGTTTTCGCCTTGAATAGTTCGCAAACTAGAGAAGTATTCTGTCGGCTGGCACTTTTTGTATGCGGGACCTTGGCCAACGTACCTGCCAACATTGTCAATGATCGCCTACGCCTGAAGCATGGATTCGATCATGGGAGGAACTTACCAGAAGATGATTTCCATTGCGCAGTTCGACACTATCAGGAGAGGCGAAGACTAGGGTGGCGTATCCGAACCTTCGAAACGCCTTTATTTGGTGGTCTCGCTGGAGTCtaaaatatctttagatTGAGTAATATGTCAACCTTCGTTTCCTCACAGAGCTCGACCAATATGCGGAGAATATGAATAGCAACACTGAATCATTCAACTGCTTTTAGTTCCCTCCAGAAACTAAGACCTTGCGCTTGTCATTGGCGAAAACCACCCTGGGTCTGATATCGACGATACCGTTCGACAACGTAATTGATGGAGTCGACCACGAAGACTCGAATGCGCTGGAGCAACAGCCTGAAGCAGTATTCAAGATCGACAATTGTAGTCTTTTGTTGTAAATGGACGCGGGGTGGGTACCAGAGCGCTGCTGTTCACTCCTCACTTGCTAACTTGAGCCAGATCAAAAACATCGTGGCAATCGCACATGCTCTTGCTGAGGCGGATGCCAGCCAAGTAATCTCCGAGCACTTGAGCTAGCTGTGAAATCGAATAAAGATTTTCGAAGGAGTCCGGTCAACGGGGGATGGTTGATGGGATGTATCTCTAGCTGCAAAGCCTGGGAAGGTCGTGTGGATAATTTCGCCGCCCAAGCCTGCTGTGCAGTCGCACTCTTGCAACATGTAGGGTTCGTGTTGCAAAATGTGTATTAGTACTCGGTGTAAGTTAAAGCTACGACGTCTTGTGGCGGAATGCTTTGCAACGTTTCCGAAAACACTGTTACAAGCTTAAGGTACTGCCGTGTTGCGGAATTTCCACCCTTTCCAAGCCGGTTTTATATTTCATCGCTCTGACGCAGCGAGTTTGCCGCGTATTCGCAGAAACGGATTCAAGGGCCCTGGGGCGCTTCAACCATTTCACATCCTCCAGGTCAATGACAACCAAGCGGCCACTCAGGTCATCCCACAGCATATTACGCCACTCACTGTCGCAGTGGATTATTCCACGCGACCGGAGCGTGGTCAGAGCTCTGTCGCGCTCTTGGTGAAAGAAGCGGGAGTTCCCATCATGGATGGCATGCTGAAGCCGCGTTCCAGACCAgctcaagatcatcatctgcgccatTATTTTGCCGTGGTACCAATATGCAACGCGAGGCTTAAAGTCCCTAAGACAGACAGGGATGTATTGTCCCTGCAAGTTCCGGACCCGGTGGTAATTGTCCACTTCCGTTTGAAGGcgatgctgcttctccacagTTGTTGCTTTCATGATCACCGTGTATCCACGGGAAAGGAGGGTGGCTTTAATGAGATATCCTGTCCGACCACACACGTGTAGCTGTTCGAATCCAAGCTCCCGACCTCGGGCCAGTTGACGATGGAGCTGACGTGTGAACTCCTGCGGTCCGATGGAGTGTCTTGGACCACCGTGGAGTTTCCAGTTGGGGCAACTTTTATCCAGTGGTTCTCGGTTAGCCAAGTCGCGGATGCACGCGATGGTGCAGTATGGTCGCGTAAAATGTCCGTCTTTCaaaaagtttttttattgCTCTGCCCGGCGCGtatcctttcccttcccctcggtTGTTGCCTAGGTCGCTCGGTCGGCTGCGCGACGTTGCTGCGGCAGATGGCGAATGCGAATACTGCTCAGTGCCGCTGCCTTCAATGGACGAATGCTTCGGTGTAGATGCGCCTGGTTGACAACGAGCGCGAGCGCGTGTGTTGTACATTTTCCGAACTCGTTTCCAGTGGGAGGGCCAATAACTAGACGCCTGTGGGTCTTTACGGGAGGCTTCGGAAATCTCGCTCAACACGTCGAATTCGACCTTGCGAGTTGATAGGTTGTCGTATGCCACACCGTGCTATTTTGGAGTCCGAGGTTCGACGGCCAGGGCTTGAAAAGCGAACGCAAGCACCTGATCGATAGCAGTCCAGTGGAGGCGCAATTCACCGTCGCCCTGAAAATCCGCCTGCACATCTTCATGCGGGATACACAATAACTATGGAACAATGGTGGCATCATCCTTTCGAAGGGTGGAGGGAAACCAAAACCTCCCCCTGTGCAGATGTAGTCGTATCGAACGCCACTGTCCTTCATGTATAAGAATATCTGAGTGACCATAGCGGCGACGAGGCGAGTCGGCATAAAATCCAAAGGTGTCGCCTTCCTGTTCAATGACATTCCGAGTCAGATCCATCGGTGTATACCCGCCACCCCACCAATTCAGGGATCGTCACTTTGTGCGGCGCTTCGAACTCCACTGCATAAACAGGTATTGCCGTTCATCCGCCACAAGGTGCACGCAGAACTGGTCGTCGCGCGGTGCCACCCCTCTTCTGACTCTGCGCGGCTCCTCGTCcccttcctcaacatcatccaagcGTCGTGTTCGCCGGTCGTGACAGTGTCCGCGCGTCCTCAAGAATCATTTGCTCCAGGCTGTGCTCCAGCGAAGTTTCCGACGGGTTTGTGCGATCGTAGAAGGTGACTCGGCCTTAGATGCCAAAATCACGTTGAAAGTGTCCATCGTCTCGCAACGCCTCAATGACCTTTTCGACAAAGTTGTCTACCGTGTCTCGGCCAATATTCCGAAGAGACGCTCTAAATAGACCGGCCTGTTCTGGATATCCGTAACGTCATCGATCTGGGTATCAGAAGGGGACAGTGAGCGAGAGGGAAAGGTAGCGGTGCGGTCGAACTTCCCCAGATTTCCTAATAGTTGGGGGAAGTCAAGCCACGGGACGATGTGCTTGGCGTAGATGATCCCTGATCTGCCTCAACTTGGATACAGTAGCTTGGGACAGAGAATTATGGCAGCGATCAAGAAGGCAAAATAATGTGTTGGGTTGCACTCCGTTCTACCGCTTCTTGTGCtagtctctcttcctccttgcgGCGCTCTGCCGCTTTTCGCAGCCTTTGTTGTTCTTCGATTTGACATCACCATTCGGTTATCGTTTCCTCCATCTCTGTTTGAAACGAGCACTCAGTAGATGATCGAGTATAATTCTAACTCAACAACGTttgggggtgttgtttgGCGGGCGCGGGGAACAGAGTGCTGGAGAGAATGCGTGTCTGGTTTGTTTACCAGCTTACTCACCATTCCATTattgcctcaggcatcaatGCATGTCAGTCTCAGACCCATTCGTCCCCGCAGAATGCGCCGGCTCGATGATACCTAAATACGCTATGTAGTAGTTATAAAGTTCGATCCTTCTTATTTTTGGTAAATGGAATCACCGTAGCGGGACGACTCTTGATTGCGTCACTCTCGATACCCACAATCCGTTTAATATAAGCACTGTGGAGGATGCTTCCGTTGTAC harbors:
- a CDS encoding uncharacterized protein (COG:S;~EggNog:ENOG410PKSA;~InterPro:IPR011009); translated protein: MKATTVEKQHRLQTEVDNYHRVRNLQGQYIPVCLRDFKPRVAYWYHGKIMAQMMILSWSGTRLQHAIHDGNSRFFHQERDRALTTLRSRGIIHCDSEWRNMLWDDLSGRLVVIDLEDVKWLKRPRALESVSANTRQTRCVRAMKYKTGLERVEIPQHGSTLSL